The sequence below is a genomic window from Mycobacterium heidelbergense.
TTCGCGACGTGGACGTTCACGTTGGCGCGGGCAGGCAGCGCTGGCGCGCTCGCAAACCCTAGCCGCGAGAGTGCTGTTATCGATGACCTCACTCGGGAAACGCATCGGTAACTGCACTTTCGCGGTCAGAATGGGCCGCCGGCGGCCTGCAGTGCGCGGCGGGCGCGGTCCACAATCACGTCCGGCCGATGCCGCAGCAGGTCGGCGCTGACCCGGACCAGGCGCCACCCCCGACTCTCCAGCTCGGCCGTGCGTTCGATGTCCTTGGCGCGGATGCGCGGGTCTGTCCAGTGTTGGGGACCGTCGTATTCGACGCCGACGAGCCACCGCTCCCACCCCATGTCGATGCGGGCCAGCACCGCGCCCCACATATTGCGCACCACGATCTGCGTCTGCGGCCTGGCCAGACCCCCGCGGATCAGGACGAGCCTGGTCCTCGTCTCCTGGGGTGATTCGGCCCCGGCATCGACGAGGGGCAATACCCGTCGCAGCTGCTTCGCGCCCCGGGCGCCGGGGTGCGCATCGATCAGCGGTTCAACGTCATCGACCACGAGCCCGGTCGCCCTCGCCAGAGCATCAATCCGGATGACAGCGGCCGTCAACCCAGGTTGCCGGCCGAGGTCGAAGGCTGTGCGGGCGGGCGACGTGACCGGCACGCCATCGACGTTCGCGATCTCGCCGGCCAGCAAGGTGTCGTTGCGGGTGATGATCAACGGCGGCGGACGTTTGCGATCGCTGATGAGCTCCGCCGGTGCATGGGGATCGACCCACTCCGCACCAAGCAGCGCAGCCGCGGAGTTCCCGGCGACGACGGCCTTCTTTCCGGACCACAGCCAGGCAGCCACAGCCCGATCCTTCGCGGTCAGTCCGCTGCCGCGCCGTTGGTAGACATTGCGGTAGATCCTTATGCACGAGCGCCGTAGCTCGTGTTCGGTCAGCGTGCCGGCGTCAACCGCCTCCGTACCGACGAATGGTGTCCCCTTCCCCATGGCCGCAGACTGCCATGGCCCACCGACAGCCGCGAGAGTGCAGTTATCGATGGCCTCACTCGGGAAACGCATCGGTAACTGCACTTTCGCGGCGAACCGGCTACGTTTTGGCGATGCGCACCCGGACGCCGTCGCCGATCGCGACGGCGTGCGGACCCGGCTCGCCGAATTCGAAACTGGTGGCGAGTATCTCCCCCGCGATCAGGTCGCGGCGGGTGCGCGCCCAGTCGGCCCGCCCCGCGGGCACCGACATCACCACGCTGATGCGATCGGAGACGTCCAGGCCCGTCGACTTGCGCAACTCCTGCAGCTCGCGGATCCGGTCCTTGGCCCAGCCCTCGGCTTCGAGTTCTGGAGTGACCGTGCCGTCCAGCACCACCACGCCGGACCCGTCGGGCAGCGCCGCGGTGTAGTCCGGGTCGGCGGCCACCAGC
It includes:
- a CDS encoding DUF559 domain-containing protein produces the protein MGKGTPFVGTEAVDAGTLTEHELRRSCIRIYRNVYQRRGSGLTAKDRAVAAWLWSGKKAVVAGNSAAALLGAEWVDPHAPAELISDRKRPPPLIITRNDTLLAGEIANVDGVPVTSPARTAFDLGRQPGLTAAVIRIDALARATGLVVDDVEPLIDAHPGARGAKQLRRVLPLVDAGAESPQETRTRLVLIRGGLARPQTQIVVRNMWGAVLARIDMGWERWLVGVEYDGPQHWTDPRIRAKDIERTAELESRGWRLVRVSADLLRHRPDVIVDRARRALQAAGGPF